DNA sequence from the Thermodesulfovibrionia bacterium genome:
GTGCATGAATGAAGCTTCTGCTTGATACCCACGTAGCTCTCTGGGCAATAACTGATGATCCTAAACTGCCGCAATCAGCCCTCAGTCTGATTATGTCCGCTAATAATGAGATCATTGTGAGCGCAGCCTCGATCTGGGAGATATCAATTAAGCACAGCCTTGGCCGTGGGAATATGCCTATTTCCGGTGAGGATGCGCTTGGGTATTTCCAAGAGGCGGGATATCGTCTGCTTCCTGTCACTGCTGCACATGCTGCATATGTGGAAAAGCTTTTACCGATCCATGCAGACCCGTTTGACCGTATCCTGATCGCTCAGGCAAAGTGCGAGCCTATGATGTTTATCACTCATGATGCTTTGTTGTCCGGTTATGGTGAGTTGATTATGGTGATTTGATAATCACATGAATGAAGCCGCATAAGGCATTCAGTGATGAGCTGTAACCTTGTATAAT
Encoded proteins:
- a CDS encoding type II toxin-antitoxin system VapC family toxin, whose translation is MKLLLDTHVALWAITDDPKLPQSALSLIMSANNEIIVSAASIWEISIKHSLGRGNMPISGEDALGYFQEAGYRLLPVTAAHAAYVEKLLPIHADPFDRILIAQAKCEPMMFITHDALLSGYGELIMVI